The following nucleotide sequence is from Hylaeus volcanicus isolate JK05 chromosome 3, UHH_iyHylVolc1.0_haploid, whole genome shotgun sequence.
CGagacaaacaaaaacaattattcctCGAAAAGAGGATATTCAACGCAAAAACGAATCGATGTTACaatgtagaaataaatgacTGCATAATAAATGACatatgaaattaacgaaattaaattttttacacaaTTATCGTGCATAATATTAGagatttatacatattttaaataaaatactttagtttgtatttttaaaaattagactGAATTCAATAAcgttcgttatttatttaaaaggagCTTCAATTGATACGTGTGTGAGCTATACAACGCTCACTCAATAGTCGCTCGGCTCGTTTCTGGAACCCTCTAGAAACGTCGTGACATGCGCGAACTGTATATAAGCAGCCGGCGTCGCCGGCACCGGCAGTTCTGCAAAAGCAACAGAGAAGTGAGCATCGCAAATTCGAGCGAAGTTTCAGTGCTTGATAAAGCAATTCTCAAGTGAGATTCTTTCTGAATATCGTTACCAAgttaaataaacaagaaaatgtCTCTTGTACCATTGCTGTTCTCCGACTGGTGGGAAGATTTGGAGCGTCCGCATCGTCTCCTGGACCAGAACTTCGGTTTGGGCCTTCATCCTGAACAACTGCTGACGCCAAGCCGATTGGAATTGTACGTGAATCCACGAAGAAAGTCTCCTGCGTACTACAGACCGTGGGCTGACTGGCTTCGTTCCACCGACACAGGATCTTCAACCGTCCAGGCTGACAAGGACAAGTTCCAAGTTGTGCTCGATGTCCAGCAATTCGAGCCAAACGAGATCGACGTTAAAGTTGTTGACAACTTCGTCGTCGTTACTGCAAATCATGAAGAGAAACGCGACGAACATGGCTGGATCTCGCGTCAGTTTGTCAGGAAGTACCTGATACCCGAACAATGCGACATCGCCCAGGTGGCGTCGAAGCTGTCTTCCGATGGCGTCCTTACCATCACCGCGCCGAGGAAGGATCAACCGAAATTGGAAAACGAAAGGGTAATCAAAATCGAGCATACCGGCAAACCAGCGGTCCAAGCCAAGCCGTCGAAGCAACAGCAGCCAAAGCAGAGCGAGGAGAAGGCAGAAAAGTGAAGAGGTTCCACGAATAATTCTACCATTCATTATATTCCTACTTATCATATTCCACTGTTCATCGTTAATTACGGTTAAATTTCCTATTAGCATTTCTCGTTATCAAGATATCAGTGTTAGGATTAAAAAGTACATTGTATAGTGTAGCTCCTACATGTTCGTTCTTTGTTCCATACATTATTCGATTCAATAAAATGTGATggtatgtatatacgtatactcACTACTGCCGATATTTAAGACTTATgtatgtgattttttttttattttagtaataaatttctaagtaattaaattttgcccTGTCGATTTTACCTCTCATATATTCCAACCTAAAATACTTCCCGTAGCGATAAGATACAAAGTTAAGTTTTTCATGCTATagatttgtatacatttttatttgaattttaaaactatttttcttgCGATATTTCGAGAATTTTGTTCGTAAATAAACGATTGTTGCTGTAAatgattctattaaaaaaagaatagaaaaatacttaggtaaatataatatttacagaatttatgaaatttacttCGACTagtttagaaatatttctgcTTTTGGTTTCTGTTTTAACTTTCTTACTTCCAatcatgtttaaaaatatattcatagaATGATACGATACATATAGCaataattacttaatataACGAGAACAATCAGGACTTCAAATTCACAAGAGCTTTTTTTCATATATGCTGAGACTTCTAAAAAGGTAAGTTGCGCTAACCATTGCAAATTCTCAATTTATCCACATACTAGAAGTTTATAtgataattattctttaaagtacaaaatcataaaattcgtttcttcttcgtaaTGTTGTATCTGTGACTATACCGTAAGAATCCTATAAATGAGGTTATAATACCAAACTCTCTTTCTGGAATGTTCTAGGCGTTCTTCAGGAAGGTTATGTTGCAAACTTCGCGAAATTTCCAGACTGGTTTGACATTTCAGAATTTCGAGACTTTtctaaaacatattttcactTCGTTATTgattcaaaacatttaatttgaaactgGGAGAAGAAGTGCAATACAATGGAAATTCAGTCAAGAAGCTTATTTATACCAACATTtcgatcaaaatattttttaatctaaaGTTGTCCATGTGCCTTATCATTCTTATCAGCTAGCAACGAtatttcgatttttcgaattctCAGTTATCTTCATCAGTGAGAAAGGGCAACTTGATCATGTTTTTATAAGGGTTTACCTGAAATGcttaatttgtttagtaaaCACTACATGACACAACATTTTACGTTATAATAATCATTAGTCCGATAAGAACATAACATTGTTTTCAACAATGAAACTACTTATTTTGTTAACTCTTCCTTAATAAAGacttgaaatgaaaaagaacaatATACTAAAACATCTTAGACATTGTCAAATTGAGACTCAAAATACTTGCTATTgctaaagaagaatttttacaaaagataTTATAACAATTTCGCACTAATTTGTAGTTTTCAATGATCACTTt
It contains:
- the LOC128873413 gene encoding protein lethal(2)essential for life-like, with amino-acid sequence MSLVPLLFSDWWEDLERPHRLLDQNFGLGLHPEQLLTPSRLELYVNPRRKSPAYYRPWADWLRSTDTGSSTVQADKDKFQVVLDVQQFEPNEIDVKVVDNFVVVTANHEEKRDEHGWISRQFVRKYLIPEQCDIAQVASKLSSDGVLTITAPRKDQPKLENERVIKIEHTGKPAVQAKPSKQQQPKQSEEKAEK